From a single Streptomyces sp. NBC_01264 genomic region:
- a CDS encoding alpha/beta hydrolase, which yields MGLTSNTVLALAILAGVLLFAATVWFWPKLSGRSWRSVLGRIGLLLATQLAMFAAIGLAANKSFLFYGSWADLFGQETSIGKVVDHSMSSDDIKVVDKQHLDVPGGAKPPVAGQILKVSITGQKSKITSPGYVWLPPEYFQPQYKNQNFPASIVLTGYPGMAENLIKGLDYPMKAFSLSKAGKMKPMILVMMRPTPGARDTECVDIPGGPQTETFYGQDLPQAIQSTFRVGKKPGNMGFIGNSTGGYCALKMTAHYPQTFGAAAGLSAYYEAADDPTTGDLFHGDEKLKARANVLESIKAKQPTGTSFLVTSSEKGEPNLAGTKKFIKLVKGPDRVSSIILDSGGHNFNTWRREIPPMLVWMSGRIQA from the coding sequence ATGGGTCTCACCAGTAATACGGTTCTGGCGCTGGCCATCCTTGCCGGTGTGCTGCTGTTCGCGGCCACGGTGTGGTTCTGGCCGAAGCTCTCGGGCCGCTCCTGGCGCTCGGTGCTCGGCCGGATCGGCCTCCTCCTTGCGACACAGCTGGCGATGTTCGCGGCGATCGGTCTCGCCGCGAACAAGTCGTTCCTCTTCTACGGGTCCTGGGCCGACCTCTTCGGTCAGGAGACGTCGATCGGCAAGGTCGTCGACCACTCGATGAGCAGCGACGACATCAAGGTGGTCGACAAGCAGCACCTCGACGTGCCCGGCGGTGCCAAGCCCCCGGTCGCCGGACAGATCCTGAAGGTGTCCATAACGGGCCAGAAGTCGAAGATAACGAGCCCCGGGTACGTGTGGCTGCCGCCGGAGTACTTCCAGCCGCAGTACAAGAACCAGAACTTCCCGGCCTCCATCGTCCTCACGGGCTACCCGGGCATGGCGGAGAACCTGATCAAGGGGCTGGACTACCCGATGAAGGCCTTCAGCCTGTCCAAGGCGGGCAAGATGAAGCCGATGATCCTGGTCATGATGCGTCCGACGCCGGGTGCGCGCGACACCGAGTGCGTGGACATACCCGGTGGCCCGCAGACCGAGACCTTCTACGGCCAGGACCTCCCGCAGGCCATCCAGAGCACCTTCCGGGTCGGCAAGAAGCCCGGGAACATGGGCTTCATCGGCAACTCCACGGGCGGTTACTGCGCCCTGAAGATGACCGCGCACTACCCGCAGACCTTCGGCGCCGCCGCCGGCCTGTCCGCGTACTACGAGGCCGCGGACGACCCGACGACCGGTGACCTCTTCCACGGGGACGAGAAGCTGAAGGCCCGCGCGAACGTGCTGGAGTCCATCAAGGCCAAGCAGCCGACCGGTACGTCGTTCCTGGTCACCAGCAGCGAGAAGGGCGAGCCGAACCTCGCCGGCACGAAGAAGTTCATCAAGCTGGTCAAGGGCCCGGACCGGGTCTCCTCGATCATCCTCGACAGCGGCGGCCACAACTTCAACACCTGGCGCCGCGAGATCCCGCCGATGCTGGTGTGGATGAGCGGCAGGATCCAGGCGTAA
- a CDS encoding ABC transporter ATP-binding protein, with product MIRFEQVTKRYPDGTTAVADLSFEVAEGELVTLVGPSGCGKTTTMKMVNRLIEPTSGRILLNGEDIAAADPVELRRHIGYVIQQVGLFPHKTVLENTATVPQLIGTPKAKARARAAELLDLVGLDPAVYGGRYPEQLSGGQRQRVGVARALAADPPVLLMDEPFGAVDPVVRERLQNEFLTLQRTVRKTILLVTHDLEEAVRLGDRIAVYGAGTIEQFASPAQVLGAPATDYVAGFVGADRGLKRLAVTAVAEDDLAELTDFTDPASADAKAPTAGVALGASLREALALLLQEDSGRIGVTDPDTGALIGVLTPEGVHRALRRARLQEA from the coding sequence GTGATCCGATTCGAGCAAGTGACCAAGCGGTACCCCGACGGGACCACGGCCGTCGCGGACCTGTCCTTCGAGGTGGCCGAGGGTGAACTGGTCACCCTGGTGGGCCCGTCCGGCTGCGGCAAGACGACCACCATGAAGATGGTCAACCGGCTCATCGAGCCGACCTCCGGCCGGATCCTGCTGAACGGCGAGGACATCGCCGCCGCCGACCCGGTCGAACTGCGCCGGCACATCGGCTACGTCATCCAGCAGGTCGGGCTGTTCCCGCACAAGACCGTGCTGGAGAACACGGCCACCGTGCCGCAGCTCATCGGCACCCCGAAGGCCAAGGCCCGCGCGCGGGCCGCGGAACTCCTCGACCTGGTCGGGCTGGACCCGGCCGTCTACGGCGGCCGCTACCCGGAGCAGCTCTCCGGCGGCCAGCGCCAGCGCGTCGGCGTGGCCCGGGCGCTCGCCGCGGACCCGCCGGTGCTGCTGATGGACGAGCCGTTCGGCGCGGTGGACCCGGTGGTGCGCGAGCGGCTCCAGAACGAGTTCCTCACGCTCCAGCGGACCGTGCGCAAAACGATCCTGCTGGTCACGCACGACCTGGAGGAGGCGGTCCGGCTCGGTGACCGCATCGCGGTCTACGGAGCGGGCACCATCGAGCAGTTCGCCAGCCCGGCGCAGGTCCTGGGCGCCCCGGCGACCGACTACGTGGCCGGCTTCGTCGGCGCCGACCGCGGGCTGAAGCGGCTCGCCGTCACGGCGGTGGCCGAGGACGACCTGGCCGAACTCACCGACTTCACCGACCCGGCCTCCGCCGACGCGAAGGCCCCCACCGCCGGAGTGGCGCTGGGGGCCAGTCTGCGCGAGGCGCTCGCGCTGCTGCTCCAGGAGGACTCGGGCCGGATCGGGGTCACGGATCCCGACACCGGCGCGCTGATCGGCGTACTCACCCCGGAGGGGGTGCACCGGGCGCTGCGCCGGGCCCGGCTGCAGGAGGCCTGA
- a CDS encoding ABC transporter permease, whose protein sequence is MAGQSCLMANDWICWEYVTSRSQELTDATLEHVWITAVSVLIGIAVSVPLALLARRGRRWAAPVLGITTLLYTVPSLAMFSLLLPVFGLSAALVVTGLVLYSLTILVRNVLAGLEAVPEDVREAARGMGYGPGRLLWQVELPLALPALLAGVRIATVSTVALTTVGSIVGKGGLGNLIAPAVNSSFKAQVLTASVLCVLLALVADLALLGLQRLLTPWTRASRASRPKRAARTARTADVSGGV, encoded by the coding sequence ATGGCCGGGCAGAGCTGCCTGATGGCGAACGACTGGATCTGCTGGGAGTACGTCACGTCCCGCTCCCAGGAGCTCACCGACGCCACCCTCGAACACGTGTGGATCACGGCCGTGTCGGTGCTGATCGGCATCGCCGTGTCCGTTCCGCTCGCGCTGCTGGCCCGGCGCGGCCGCCGCTGGGCGGCCCCCGTCCTCGGCATCACCACCCTGCTCTACACGGTTCCCTCGCTCGCCATGTTCTCCCTGCTGCTGCCCGTGTTCGGGCTCTCGGCGGCGCTGGTGGTGACCGGCCTGGTGCTGTATTCGCTGACCATCCTCGTGCGCAACGTGCTGGCCGGTCTCGAAGCCGTGCCCGAGGACGTACGGGAAGCCGCGCGCGGGATGGGGTACGGCCCGGGCCGGCTGCTGTGGCAGGTCGAGCTGCCGCTGGCGCTGCCCGCCCTGCTGGCCGGCGTCCGGATCGCGACCGTCTCCACCGTCGCGCTGACGACGGTGGGCTCGATCGTGGGCAAGGGCGGCCTCGGCAACCTCATCGCACCCGCCGTGAACAGTTCCTTCAAGGCCCAGGTGCTCACCGCGTCGGTGCTGTGCGTGCTCCTCGCGCTGGTCGCGGACCTCGCGCTGCTCGGCCTGCAGCGGCTGCTCACCCCCTGGACCCGGGCGAGCCGCGCGAGCCGCCCCAAGCGGGCCGCGCGCACCGCCCGTACCGCCGATGTCAGCGGGGGAGTCTGA
- a CDS encoding ABC transporter permease has product MGVLGQVWDWLADGANWSGESGVWHRLGEHVYVSGIALALACALALPVGLWLGHLGKGGGLAVNVSNIGRAVPVFAVLALFMVSPLRNAGYVPTIAALVLFAIPPLLTNAYVGMREVDRSVVEAARGMGMSGRQLFWRVELPLARGLVMTGLRSGAVQVIATATIAAMVGQGGLGRIITAGFNTYNTPQVVAGALLVAALALLVEGALVVADRLLPGAATR; this is encoded by the coding sequence ATGGGAGTGCTGGGACAGGTCTGGGACTGGCTGGCCGACGGGGCCAACTGGTCAGGGGAGAGCGGGGTCTGGCACCGGCTCGGCGAGCACGTGTACGTCAGCGGGATCGCCCTGGCACTGGCCTGCGCCCTCGCCCTCCCGGTCGGGCTGTGGCTGGGCCACCTCGGCAAGGGCGGCGGCCTCGCGGTCAACGTCTCCAACATCGGGCGGGCCGTCCCGGTCTTCGCGGTGCTGGCGCTGTTCATGGTCTCCCCGCTGCGCAACGCCGGGTACGTGCCCACCATCGCCGCGCTGGTCCTCTTCGCCATCCCGCCGCTGCTGACCAACGCCTATGTGGGCATGCGCGAGGTCGACCGCTCCGTCGTGGAGGCGGCGCGGGGCATGGGCATGTCCGGGCGCCAGCTCTTCTGGCGGGTGGAACTGCCCCTCGCCCGCGGACTGGTGATGACGGGGCTGCGCTCGGGAGCCGTCCAGGTCATCGCCACGGCCACCATCGCCGCGATGGTCGGCCAGGGCGGCCTCGGCCGGATCATCACCGCCGGTTTCAACACGTACAACACCCCGCAGGTCGTCGCGGGCGCCCTGCTGGTCGCCGCGCTGGCCCTGCTCGTGGAGGGCGCGCTGGTGGTGGCCGACCGACTGCTGCCGGGCGCGGCCACCCGCTGA
- a CDS encoding ABC transporter substrate-binding protein encodes MSKSTRALGAALGAVALTASLAACGGDSLEKTKDGGSSAAASGSSEGGKGGKLVIGAAGFTESNVLAELYAQILKDAGYDTSITTVNNRELYEPSLEKGEIDVVPEYAATLAEFLNAKVNGSKAPTEKPVASSDVTATVAALEKLAGPLGLKALPAGSAVDQNAFAVSKEFATKNNLKSLSDLGKSGLKVKIAAGDECAVRPFCAPGLKTTYGIDVSGIDPKGVGTPQAKQAVKDGADQLVLTTTTDATLDSFGLVLLDDDKKLQNADNVLPVVNTKDAGAPEIAAALDKITKALTTADLVELNRKVDVERAKPADVAKAYLESKGLLKK; translated from the coding sequence ATGAGCAAGTCCACGCGCGCCCTCGGCGCGGCCCTGGGCGCCGTCGCCCTGACCGCCTCGCTCGCCGCGTGCGGTGGCGACAGCCTGGAGAAGACCAAGGACGGGGGCTCCTCCGCCGCCGCCTCCGGGTCGTCCGAGGGCGGCAAGGGCGGCAAGCTGGTGATCGGCGCCGCGGGCTTCACCGAGTCCAACGTGCTGGCCGAGCTGTACGCGCAGATCCTGAAGGACGCCGGCTACGACACGTCCATCACCACGGTCAACAACCGCGAGCTGTACGAACCCTCGCTGGAGAAGGGTGAGATCGACGTCGTCCCGGAGTACGCGGCGACCCTCGCGGAGTTCCTCAACGCCAAGGTGAACGGCTCCAAGGCGCCGACGGAGAAGCCGGTCGCGTCGAGCGATGTGACGGCGACGGTGGCGGCCCTGGAGAAGCTGGCGGGCCCGCTCGGGCTGAAGGCGCTGCCGGCGGGTTCGGCGGTCGACCAGAACGCCTTCGCGGTGAGCAAGGAATTCGCCACGAAGAACAATCTCAAGAGCCTTTCCGATCTGGGCAAGTCCGGCCTGAAGGTGAAGATCGCGGCCGGTGACGAATGCGCGGTGCGGCCCTTCTGCGCACCCGGATTGAAGACCACCTACGGAATCGACGTTTCCGGTATCGACCCCAAGGGCGTCGGAACCCCGCAGGCCAAGCAGGCGGTCAAGGACGGCGCGGACCAGCTCGTCCTGACCACCACCACGGACGCCACCCTGGACAGCTTCGGCCTGGTCCTGCTGGACGACGACAAGAAGCTCCAGAACGCCGACAATGTGCTCCCGGTGGTCAACACCAAGGACGCCGGCGCCCCCGAGATCGCGGCCGCCCTCGACAAGATCACCAAGGCGCTCACCACCGCCGACCTGGTCGAGCTGAACCGCAAGGTCGACGTCGAGCGCGCCAAGCCGGCGGATGTCGCGAAGGCCTATCTGGAGTCCAAGGGCCTGCTGAAGAAGTAG
- a CDS encoding lipase family protein, which translates to MTTQQKQSNRGQWLRRGAAAVALAAVPGGLAAPVALAAPAGSPASVESTASVASGASAHGGRGQLISLTALERLAPADVTARLATLGFDASTVRYGVTAYRLTYATVDPQGRPTTATGLFVLPRGGPHRLDLVSDTHGTVATRDDAPSGGPGDNRLTPYLHSSAGRAVAAPDYLGLGGGPGAHPYMDTRSSVTASVDMLKAARTAADRLGRPVTRDVYATGFSQGAQVSMALGRELSRPGSGFRLRALAPIAGPYDLDGSELPGITDGRVAPHTAVFYLTYFLTAQNRLHPLYADPAEAFRAPYAQAVESLFDGSHTTEEIVAGLPASPQELLTPDWYENIRAPRGALRTALKVNDDACDWKPAAPVRLYGGTADTDVPFDNTLACAADLARHGVRAKVVDQGADADHFTSAIRSAPQAVRWFDSLR; encoded by the coding sequence ATGACGACCCAGCAGAAGCAGAGCAACCGCGGCCAGTGGCTCCGCCGCGGCGCCGCCGCCGTGGCCCTCGCGGCCGTACCCGGAGGGCTCGCCGCGCCCGTGGCGCTCGCCGCCCCGGCGGGGAGTCCCGCGTCCGTCGAGTCCACCGCGTCCGTAGCGTCCGGCGCGTCCGCGCACGGCGGCCGCGGGCAGCTGATCTCCCTCACCGCCCTGGAGCGGCTCGCCCCCGCGGACGTCACCGCCCGCCTCGCCACCCTCGGCTTCGACGCGTCCACCGTCCGGTACGGGGTCACCGCCTACCGGCTCACCTACGCCACCGTCGACCCGCAGGGCCGCCCGACCACCGCCACCGGCCTGTTCGTCCTCCCCCGAGGGGGCCCGCACCGGCTCGACCTGGTCTCCGACACCCACGGCACGGTGGCCACCCGCGACGACGCCCCGTCCGGGGGCCCGGGCGACAACCGGCTCACCCCCTACCTGCACTCCTCCGCGGGCCGCGCCGTCGCCGCCCCGGACTACCTGGGCCTCGGGGGCGGGCCCGGCGCGCATCCGTACATGGACACCCGGTCCTCGGTCACCGCCTCCGTCGACATGCTGAAGGCCGCCCGGACCGCCGCGGACCGGCTGGGGCGCCCGGTCACCCGGGACGTGTACGCCACCGGCTTCTCCCAGGGCGCCCAGGTGTCGATGGCCCTGGGCCGCGAACTCTCCCGCCCCGGCAGCGGTTTCCGGCTGCGCGCGCTGGCCCCGATCGCCGGGCCGTACGACCTGGACGGCTCCGAGCTGCCCGGCATCACCGACGGCCGGGTCGCACCGCACACCGCCGTCTTCTACCTCACGTACTTCCTCACCGCCCAGAACCGGCTGCACCCGCTCTACGCGGACCCGGCCGAGGCGTTCCGCGCACCTTATGCACAGGCTGTGGAAAGCCTGTTCGACGGGAGCCACACGACGGAGGAGATCGTGGCCGGGCTCCCCGCGTCACCGCAGGAGCTGCTCACCCCGGACTGGTACGAGAACATCCGCGCCCCGCGCGGGGCCCTGCGCACGGCCCTCAAGGTCAACGACGACGCCTGCGACTGGAAACCCGCCGCGCCGGTGCGCCTCTACGGCGGCACCGCCGACACCGACGTCCCGTTCGACAACACCCTTGCCTGTGCGGCCGATCTGGCGCGCCACGGGGTCCGGGCGAAGGTCGTCGACCAGGGGGCGGACGCCGACCACTTCACCTCGGCGATCCGCTCGGCGCCCCAGGCGGTCCGCTGGTTCGACTCGCTGCGCTAG
- a CDS encoding arylamine N-acetyltransferase family protein codes for MTSDIYAAYLRRLGIEEPGAPSVEGLFALQRAHLERVPYENLDIQLGRAPGIDPELSARRFAAGRGGYCFHLNGALALLLDHLGYEVTRHVGGVYKESQSEEALRGVSGDHLALTVRVPGAAPAGDRVFYVDAGLGDGPHEPLPLREGPYRQGAFAYSLERLPDARWLYRHPGSSAPLVTFRAEPAGTAGAAGFEAEHVRLSTSADSGFVRTFAALRRDADGIDALRGRVLSRVDPVKGNTERVLDGPEEFYAVLEGVFGRALDDLTPTDRTALWTRVDRAHENWAARRAG; via the coding sequence ATGACCTCCGACATATACGCCGCCTACCTGCGGCGGCTCGGCATCGAGGAGCCCGGCGCGCCCTCCGTGGAGGGGCTGTTCGCCCTCCAGCGGGCGCACCTGGAGCGCGTCCCGTACGAAAACCTCGACATCCAGCTCGGCCGCGCCCCCGGCATCGACCCCGAGCTGTCGGCACGCCGCTTCGCCGCCGGACGCGGCGGCTACTGCTTCCACCTCAACGGGGCCCTCGCGCTGCTCCTCGACCACCTCGGCTACGAGGTCACCCGCCATGTGGGCGGCGTGTACAAGGAGTCCCAGTCCGAGGAAGCCCTGCGGGGCGTGAGCGGCGACCACCTGGCGCTCACCGTCCGCGTGCCGGGGGCGGCGCCCGCCGGTGACCGCGTCTTCTACGTGGACGCCGGGCTCGGGGACGGCCCGCACGAGCCGCTGCCGCTGCGCGAAGGCCCGTACCGCCAGGGGGCCTTCGCCTACTCCCTGGAGCGGCTGCCCGACGCGCGCTGGCTCTACCGCCATCCGGGCAGCTCCGCCCCGCTCGTGACCTTCCGCGCGGAGCCCGCCGGGACGGCGGGAGCGGCCGGCTTCGAGGCCGAGCACGTCCGGCTGTCGACCTCCGCGGACTCCGGTTTCGTACGGACCTTCGCGGCCCTGCGCCGCGACGCGGACGGCATCGACGCCCTGCGGGGGCGGGTGCTGAGCCGGGTCGACCCCGTGAAGGGGAACACGGAGCGGGTGCTCGACGGCCCGGAGGAGTTCTACGCCGTGCTGGAGGGCGTCTTCGGCCGCGCGCTCGACGATCTGACCCCGACGGACCGCACGGCCCTGTGGACCCGGGTGGACCGGGCCCACGAAAACTGGGCCGCCCGCCGCGCGGGCTGA
- a CDS encoding NADH-quinone oxidoreductase subunit D produces MTETTVGIGGAAESTDMVLNIGPQHPSTHGVLRLRLVLDGERIVSAEPVVGYMHRGAEKLFEARDYRQIVMLANRHDWLSAFSNELGVVMAVERMLGMEVPERAVWMRTLLAELNRVLNHLMFLGSYPLELGGITPIFHAFREREELQAVMEEISGGRMHYMFNRVGGLKEDLPAGWLGRARAAIADVNTRMHVYDDLVRGNEIFRARTRGVGVLSAEAVHAYGVSGPIARASGVDFDLRRDEPYLAYGELQDVLKIVTRTEGDCLARFEVLLEQTHNALDLAVACLDRMAELAPGPINQRLPKVLKAPEGETYAWTENPLGINGYYLVSKGEKTPYRLKLRSASYNNIQALAVLLPGQLVADMVSILGSLFFVVGDIDK; encoded by the coding sequence ATGACGGAGACCACGGTCGGCATCGGCGGCGCGGCGGAGAGCACCGACATGGTGCTCAACATCGGCCCCCAGCACCCTTCCACGCACGGCGTGCTGCGCCTGCGCCTCGTCCTGGACGGCGAGCGCATCGTCAGCGCCGAGCCGGTGGTCGGCTACATGCACCGAGGCGCCGAAAAGCTCTTCGAGGCCCGCGACTACCGCCAGATCGTGATGCTCGCGAACCGCCACGACTGGCTGTCCGCGTTCTCCAACGAGCTGGGCGTGGTCATGGCCGTCGAGCGGATGCTCGGCATGGAGGTGCCCGAGCGGGCCGTGTGGATGCGGACCCTGCTCGCCGAGCTGAACCGGGTCCTGAACCACCTGATGTTCCTCGGCTCGTACCCCCTGGAGCTGGGCGGCATCACCCCGATCTTCCACGCGTTCCGCGAGCGCGAGGAGCTGCAGGCCGTCATGGAGGAGATCTCCGGCGGCCGCATGCACTACATGTTCAACCGCGTCGGCGGCCTCAAGGAGGACCTCCCGGCCGGCTGGCTGGGCCGGGCCCGCGCCGCCATCGCCGACGTCAACACCCGCATGCACGTCTACGACGACCTGGTGCGCGGCAACGAGATCTTCCGCGCCCGCACCCGCGGCGTCGGCGTCCTGTCCGCCGAGGCCGTGCACGCGTACGGGGTCTCCGGCCCGATCGCCCGCGCCTCCGGCGTCGACTTCGACCTGCGCCGCGACGAGCCGTACCTCGCCTACGGCGAGCTCCAGGACGTCCTGAAGATCGTCACCCGCACCGAGGGCGACTGCCTGGCCCGCTTCGAGGTCCTGCTGGAGCAGACCCACAACGCCCTGGACCTCGCGGTCGCCTGCCTGGACCGGATGGCGGAGCTGGCCCCCGGCCCGATCAACCAGCGGCTGCCGAAGGTGCTGAAGGCGCCCGAGGGCGAGACGTACGCCTGGACCGAGAACCCGCTCGGCATCAACGGCTACTACCTGGTCTCCAAGGGCGAGAAGACCCCGTACCGGCTCAAGCTGCGCTCGGCGTCGTACAACAACATCCAGGCGCTCGCGGTGCTGCTGCCCGGGCAGCTGGTCGCGGACATGGTCTCGATCCTCGGCTCGCTGTTCTTCGTCGTCGGCGACATCGACAAGTGA
- a CDS encoding PH domain-containing protein, which yields MDTGTEGAAGPPEWVGLRGGLLTLRRLLLALWMSLFAVVTAVVLGLTVGPGWAALGGFWLVVLAWGWVMLGRNWRSWRYAERADDLLISRGVMWREQTVVPYGRMQLVEVTSGPLERRYGLATVQLHTAAAATDATIPGLAPEEAERLRDRLTELGEARSAGL from the coding sequence ATGGACACGGGGACAGAGGGTGCGGCGGGTCCGCCGGAGTGGGTGGGGCTGCGGGGAGGGCTGCTGACTCTGCGCAGGCTCCTGCTGGCGTTGTGGATGTCCCTCTTCGCGGTGGTGACGGCCGTCGTACTGGGGCTGACGGTCGGACCGGGCTGGGCGGCGCTCGGCGGGTTCTGGCTGGTGGTGCTGGCCTGGGGCTGGGTGATGCTCGGCCGGAACTGGCGGTCCTGGCGGTACGCGGAGCGCGCGGACGACCTGCTGATCAGCCGGGGCGTGATGTGGCGGGAGCAGACCGTGGTCCCGTACGGGCGGATGCAGCTGGTGGAGGTGACCTCGGGCCCCCTGGAGCGCCGCTACGGGCTGGCCACCGTGCAGCTCCACACGGCCGCTGCGGCGACCGACGCCACGATCCCCGGACTCGCGCCCGAGGAGGCGGAACGGCTGCGCGACCGGCTGACGGAGCTCGGCGAGGCAAGGTCGGCGGGGCTGTGA
- a CDS encoding PH domain-containing protein, whose product MTPPAEAGSGAGAEAGAAVGADVGAELGSGGVVGTEGVGAAPREPDAKAPAQERRLHFLTPLRRAWVPIAATIGIVAQQGENVTDWVTAVSVALRVLALAALVLVFGVYGFLSWWFTHYAVTDTELRIRSGLLFRRTAHIRLDRIQAIDVTRPLLARMAGVAKLRIDVIGTDDKDELAFLAEDEAVALRAELLARAAGFAPAEAVVLGEAPERSLLRVAPRDLAVSMLLTLSAWAALAAGLAGPLVVWWLSASPWAALVTLLPLLGAVWKGTAGRFLAEYDWTVAESPDGLRLDHGMLDRAHETVPPGRVQTVRIVEPLLWRRRGWVRVELAVAGSKNDVLVPVATRAAAHAVVARVLPGVDLGGLVFEPSPRSGSRWVVPVWWKGYGLAVSEDVFAARHGRLCRRTEIVPHAKVQSVRLSQGPWKRTRGVADVHVDTGANATVTARLRGAAEAADLLRAQAARSRTSRAAARPDRWMT is encoded by the coding sequence GTGACCCCGCCGGCGGAGGCGGGTTCGGGAGCGGGTGCGGAGGCCGGCGCCGCGGTCGGGGCCGACGTCGGCGCCGAGCTCGGTTCCGGCGGTGTGGTGGGCACCGAGGGGGTCGGGGCGGCGCCCCGCGAGCCGGACGCCAAGGCGCCCGCGCAGGAGCGGCGGCTGCACTTCCTCACCCCGCTGCGCCGTGCCTGGGTGCCGATCGCCGCGACCATCGGCATCGTCGCCCAGCAGGGCGAGAACGTCACCGACTGGGTGACGGCCGTCTCCGTCGCCCTGCGGGTCCTCGCGCTGGCCGCGCTGGTCCTCGTCTTCGGCGTGTACGGCTTCCTCAGCTGGTGGTTCACGCACTACGCGGTCACCGACACCGAACTGCGCATCCGCAGCGGGCTCCTCTTCCGCCGCACCGCGCACATCCGCCTCGACCGGATCCAGGCGATCGACGTCACCCGGCCGCTGCTGGCCCGCATGGCCGGCGTGGCCAAGCTCCGCATCGACGTCATCGGCACCGACGACAAGGACGAGCTGGCCTTCCTCGCCGAGGACGAGGCCGTCGCGCTGCGCGCGGAACTGCTGGCCCGCGCGGCGGGCTTCGCCCCGGCCGAGGCCGTCGTCCTGGGCGAGGCCCCCGAGCGGTCGCTGCTGCGGGTGGCGCCGCGCGATCTGGCGGTGTCGATGCTGCTCACGCTGTCCGCCTGGGCCGCACTGGCCGCGGGGCTCGCCGGGCCGCTGGTGGTGTGGTGGCTCAGTGCCAGCCCGTGGGCGGCCCTCGTCACCCTGCTCCCGCTGCTCGGCGCGGTCTGGAAGGGCACCGCCGGGCGCTTCCTCGCCGAGTACGACTGGACGGTCGCCGAGTCCCCGGACGGGCTGCGGCTCGACCACGGCATGCTCGACCGCGCCCACGAGACGGTGCCGCCGGGACGCGTGCAGACCGTACGGATCGTCGAGCCGCTGCTGTGGCGCCGGCGCGGCTGGGTCCGGGTGGAGCTGGCGGTGGCCGGCTCGAAGAACGACGTCCTGGTCCCGGTGGCCACCCGGGCCGCCGCCCACGCCGTCGTGGCGCGTGTGCTGCCCGGCGTGGACCTGGGGGGCCTCGTCTTCGAGCCCTCGCCCCGGAGCGGATCGCGCTGGGTGGTCCCGGTGTGGTGGAAGGGGTACGGCCTGGCCGTCTCCGAGGACGTGTTCGCGGCCCGCCACGGCCGCCTGTGCCGGCGTACGGAGATCGTCCCGCACGCCAAGGTGCAGAGCGTGCGGCTGTCCCAGGGCCCCTGGAAGCGGACCCGCGGGGTGGCCGACGTCCACGTGGACACCGGCGCGAACGCCACCGTCACGGCCCGCCTGCGGGGCGCGGCGGAGGCTGCCGACCTGCTCCGCGCCCAGGCGGCCCGCTCCCGCACCTCCCGTGCGGCGGCCCGCCCGGACCGCTGGATGACCTGA
- a CDS encoding response regulator: protein MSFPTGPSIRVMLVDDQVLLRTGFRMVLAAQPDMEVVAEAGDGLEALEVLRATKVDVVLMDVRMPRLDGVEATRRICEPEEHPKVIILTTFDLDEYAFSGLKAGASGFMLKDVPPGELLAAIRSVHSGDAVVAPSTTRRLLDRFAPMLPSTSAEPRNKDVERLTEREREVMLLVAQGLSNGEIAARLVLSEATVKTHVGRILTKLDLRDRVQVVVLAYETGLVRAGGGGAA, encoded by the coding sequence ATGTCCTTCCCCACCGGCCCCTCCATCCGCGTAATGCTGGTCGACGACCAGGTACTGCTGCGCACCGGCTTCCGGATGGTGCTCGCGGCGCAGCCCGACATGGAGGTCGTCGCCGAGGCCGGCGACGGCCTGGAGGCGCTGGAGGTGCTGCGGGCCACCAAGGTGGACGTGGTGCTGATGGACGTCCGCATGCCCCGCCTCGACGGGGTCGAGGCGACCCGCCGCATCTGCGAGCCCGAGGAACACCCCAAGGTCATCATCCTGACCACCTTCGACCTCGACGAGTACGCCTTCTCGGGGCTGAAGGCGGGCGCGAGCGGGTTCATGCTCAAGGACGTCCCGCCCGGCGAGCTGCTGGCCGCGATCCGCTCCGTGCACAGCGGCGACGCGGTCGTCGCCCCGTCCACGACGCGCCGGCTGCTGGACCGGTTCGCGCCGATGCTCCCGTCGACCTCGGCGGAACCCCGGAACAAGGACGTCGAGCGGCTGACGGAGCGCGAGCGCGAGGTCATGCTGCTGGTCGCCCAGGGCCTGTCGAACGGCGAGATCGCCGCCCGCCTCGTCCTGTCGGAGGCCACGGTCAAGACCCACGTGGGCCGCATCCTGACCAAGCTGGACCTGCGCGACCGGGTGCAGGTCGTGGTCCTGGCGTACGAGACGGGGCTGGTCCGCGCGGGCGGCGGCGGGGCGGCCTAG